A single region of the Solwaraspora sp. WMMD791 genome encodes:
- a CDS encoding fused MFS/spermidine synthase — protein MGRARRTVPPPVQVDTGTAQLVADPDRRRGYTLLLDGTQQSHVDLDDPTHLEFEYVRRIAAAVDLAADPGVPLRVLHLGGGALTLPRYLAATRPGSHQRVVEIDSALTELVRRELPLPADRNLRVRIGDARSAVEQARTGSYDLVIADVFSGARTPAELTSVEFVTEVARVLAPGGQLVSNVADGPPLHWARRHLASVRKVLPGICLIADAAVLRQRRYGNLVVVAARTLPQVAELTRRAAGDWFPSRVVHGAALDQLIAAAVPIDDATATPSPPPPDGTFPNGL, from the coding sequence GTGGGCCGCGCTCGTAGGACAGTACCGCCGCCGGTCCAGGTCGACACCGGCACCGCGCAACTCGTCGCGGATCCGGACCGCCGCCGGGGCTACACCCTGCTGCTGGACGGGACCCAACAGTCACATGTCGACCTGGACGATCCGACGCATCTGGAGTTCGAGTACGTCCGGCGGATCGCTGCCGCCGTCGACCTGGCCGCCGACCCGGGCGTACCGCTGCGGGTGCTGCATCTGGGCGGCGGCGCGTTGACGTTGCCGCGCTACCTGGCGGCGACCCGGCCCGGGTCGCACCAACGGGTGGTGGAGATCGACTCCGCGCTGACCGAGCTGGTCCGCCGCGAACTGCCGTTGCCGGCCGACCGCAACCTGCGGGTCCGGATCGGCGACGCCCGTAGCGCGGTCGAGCAGGCCCGTACCGGCAGCTACGACCTGGTGATCGCGGACGTCTTCTCCGGTGCCCGCACCCCGGCGGAGCTGACCTCGGTGGAGTTCGTGACCGAGGTGGCCCGGGTGCTCGCCCCTGGCGGGCAGCTGGTGTCCAACGTCGCCGACGGGCCGCCGCTGCACTGGGCCCGGCGACACCTGGCGTCGGTCCGGAAGGTGCTGCCCGGCATCTGCCTGATCGCGGACGCGGCGGTGCTGCGACAACGCCGGTACGGCAACCTCGTGGTGGTCGCCGCACGCACGTTGCCGCAGGTCGCGGAGTTGACCCGGCGGGCCGCCGGGGACTGGTTCCCCAGCCGGGTGGTGCACGGTGCCGCGCTCGACCAGCTGATCGCGGCGGCGGTACCGATCGACGACGCCACCGCCACGCCGTCGCCGCCACCACCCGACGGAACTTTTCCGAATGGGCTTTGA